The genomic window TCCGGCGCACGCCCGTGTCGGCCTGGCTCCTGCTCCTGGCCTTCCTGGCCATCACCGGCACCCCGCCCTTCGCGCCCTTCGTGAGCGAGTTCAACCTGGCCCTGCTGGCCCTGGGACCGGGCCGGACCTGGCCGGGGCTCCTCTTCCTGATCCTTCTGGCCGGAGTCTTCCTCGCCATGAGCGACACGCTGGTGAAGGTGGTGTTCGGGGCGCCCAGCCGCGAGCGGGCCCGCACCCCCTACCGGGACACCTTCGGCACCACGGCCCCCCTCATCGCCGCCCTCGCCCTGGCCCTGGTCATGGGCCTCTGGCTGCCGAGCCCCCTGGCTTCGATGCTCCGGAGCTCCGCGGCCCTGCTGGAGGCGCGCCCATGACCCTGCAGCCCTTCCGCAACGGGCAGAGGCTGCCCCTGAAGGAGATCCGGGACCTCCGGTGGCCGGACTTCCGGGAGGCCGTGGTCCAGGGGCTCACCGGCGGCGCGCGCCTGGCCTGCCTCTGCGCGGACGGCGACCTCAACCTCTACGCCGTCCTGGCCGAGGACGGCCACGGCCGGCTCCTGGCGGGGCGCACGCACCTGGACGGCCCGCGGTATCCGGCCTTCACGCCGAGGTTCCCCCAGGCCCACCTCTTCGAGCGGGAGCTGGCCGAGCACGGCGGCATCGTCCCGGAAGGCCATCCCTGGCTCCAGCCCGTGCGCGAGCCCCGGCGCCACGCGTACTACCACACCAGCGGGGAGGAGGTGCACGAGGTCTCGGTGGGCCCCGTCCACGCCGGCGTGATCGAGCCGGGCCACTTCCGCTTCCAGTGCCACGGCGAGAAGGTGCTCCACCTGGAGATCGTCCTGGGCTACCAGCACCGCGGCGTCGAGCGCGCCCTGCTCGGGGGCCCGCACCCCCTCAGCCTGAAGCACGCGGAGACCGCCGCCGGGGATTCCTCCATCGCCCACGGGTGGGCGCACTGCCGGATCCTGGAGGCCCTTTCGGGCGCCCAGGTGCCGCCCCGCTCGGACCTGGTGCGCGGCGTGGCCCTGGAACTGGAGCGGGCTGCGAACCACACCGGAGACCTGGGCGCCCTGGCCGGGGACGTCGGGTTCCAGCCCACCTCCGCCCTCTGCGGGCTGGTGCGGGGCGACTGGCTGAACCTTACCGCGGCCGTGTGCGGCAGCCGCCTGGGCCGGGACTGGCTGCGGCCCGGGGGCCTGCGCATGGACCTGGAGCCCGGCCGCGCCCGGGCCCTGGCCCCGCGCCTGGCCGGGGTGTGGGCCGAGACGCGGCAGGCCGTCCAGCTCCTGTGGGACGCCGCCTCGGCCATGAACCGCTTCGAGGCCGCCGGAGCGCTGGATCCCATCGCGGCCCGGGAGATCGGCCTCGTGGGGGTCCCCGCCCGGGCCTGCGGCCTGGACCTGGACGTGCGCCGGGACCACCCCTTCGGGCCCTACGGGCTCCGCCCCGTCGTCCCCGCCCTGGCGCAGAGCGGCAACGTCTTCTCCCGCGCCTGGGTGCGGTGGCTGGAACTGGCTGAAAGCCACCGCTTCATCGACGAGGGCCTGGCGGCCCTCGCGGAGCTCCCCTGCGATCCGGCCCCGGCCCCCCCGCCGGCCCTGGAGCCCGAGAGCTTCTGCGTGTCCCTGGTGGAGGGCTGGCGCGGCGAGGTGCTCCACCTGGCCATCACCGACGCCCGGGGCCGGTTCCGCCTCTACAAGCTCGTCGACCCCTCCTTCCACAACTGGATGGGCCTGGCCCTGGCCATGCGGGAGGGCCAGATCTCGGACTTCCCGCTGTGCAACAAGAGCTTCAACCTCTCCTATTGCGGGCATGATCTCTGAAACGGACATTGACCCCCAGGAGGCAGACCATGCTGCTCGCAGGACGCACCATCCTCGTCACCGGCGGAAGCCGGGGCATCGGCGCCGCCACCGCGCGCCGTCTCGCCGGCCACGGCGCCGCCGTCGCGGTGAACTACGCTTCCAACGAGGCAGCGGCCCGCGGCGTCGTTGAAGCCATCACGGCCGCGGGCGGCCGGGCCGTCGCCATCCAGGCCGACGCCCGGGACCCCGTCCAGGTCGAGGCCCTTTTCAGGCAGGCCGAGGCCGCCCTGGGCCCCATCGACACCCTGGTGCTCAACGCCAACATGAGCTTCCCCGTGGCCCTCTTCACCGCGATGCCCTGGGAGGGGTTCCAGCAGAAGCTCCTGGGCGAGCTGGCCTCGGCCTTCCACGCGTGCAAGGCGGCGGTGCCCGGCATGATCCAGCGGCGGAAGGGCTGCATCATCGCCGTGAGCAGCGGCCTCTCCCGGCAGCCCGGGGAGGGCTTCTCGGCCCACACCACCGCCAAGTCGGGCCTGGACGCCCTGATGAAGTCCCTCGCCCTGGAGCTCGGCCCCCACGGCATCCGGGTGAACGTCGTGGCCCCCGGCCTCACGGAGACCGACGCCACCGCCCACTTCCCCGAGGCGGCCAAGACCGCCGCGGGAAGCCGGCTGCCCCTGAGGCGCATCGGCCAGCCCGATGACGTGGCGGGGATCATTGCGCTGGTGGCCTCGGACGAGGCCGGGTACCTCACCGGCCAGTACCTGTCCGCCGGGGGCGGCGGGATGATGCTCTAGTTCAGGTCGCCGCGGCGGCATCCTTGCGCCCGGCCAGCAGGGCCTTGGTCTCGTAGGCCTTCTCCTCCGTCAGCGGATAGCTCGCCAGCAGGAAGATCCCCGCCAGGCAAAGCGCCGTCGGCAGTCCGATCTCCCAGAACCGGATCCAGAACATCGTGCTCGCCGTCTGGGTCCCGACGCCCTCCAGGAAGCCCGTCCACCGGAGCAGGTAGCCGCCGGTGACGGAGGCGATGGAGACGCCCACCTTCCACCACCAGTTGTAGACGGCGAAGTAGACGCCCTCCTGGCGGGTCCCCACCCGCGCCTCCTCCTCGTCGCAGATGTCCGAGATCATGGAGTTCACCAGCGAGAAGCAGAACACCATCCCCAGCGACAGGCAGATCGTCGGCAGGAAGGTGAGCCGCGGCCACGCGCGGTTGTAGCACACGAGCTTGAGCAGGTTGCCGCCGGCGATGACGGAGAAGCTGAGGATCACGGTGCCCTTCTTGCCCAGGTGCTTCGAGAGCCAGAGCATCGGGAACACGCCGGCGATGCCCACGGCGGCCCACAGGGTTCCGTTCTGGGCCATGAGGCTGGAGGCGGCGTCCTTGTCGCCTCCGAAGAGGTAGAAGATCGTCGTGAAGTTGCTGAAGCCCATCACCACCTGGAAGCCCACGATGAGCAGGGTGAAGGCGGCCACCAGCTTCAGGAAGGCGCGGTTCCGGTAGGTGGCGCGGAAGCCCTTGAGGATGGGGATCCGCTCCTGCTTGCGGGCCTGGGTCAGCTTGCCCTCCTTGCACACCAGGGCGCACACCAGCGCGGAACCCGTCAGGAAGAAGCTCATGCCCAGGCACACCCACTTGATCCCGGCGACGGTGTCGCCGTGGAACACCGGCCTGTTGGCCAGGTAGTACACCCAGGGAAGGAAGAAGGCGCCCACGTTGCCGATGAAGCTGGCGTAGGCGAAGATGCTGGTCTTCTCGTGGTAGTCCTCGGTCATCTCCAGGCCCAGCGCGCCGTGGGGGATGGAGTAGATGGGGACGACGGTGTAGAAGAACAGGGAGGTGGCGATGAAGTAGCCGAACATCGCCGGCCGGCTCCAGTCCCTGGGCACCGTCCACAGGAGCGTGAAGGCCACGCCCAGGAGGATCCCGCCCACCACGAGGAAGGGGATCCGGCGCCCGAAGCGCGAGCGGCTGTTGTCCGAGAGGTTGCCCAGGAAGGGGTCCACGAGCGCGTCCCAGAGGCGGGGGATGGCCTGGGCGTACCCGATCCAGATGGCGCTGATGCCCAGTCCCACGACGTAGACGAGGCTCGTGAGCTGGACGACGGAATTCACCGCCACGATCGTGACGATCGCCCCCAGCCCGTAGGCGATCTTCTGCCGGACGGGAACCCGGTCGGCGGCGAGGGTCGTGTGGTGGGGGCGGCTGGCCATGGGGGTTCCTGACGGGAGTGGGAAATTTTGAAGGGAAAAAGCGAGAATCCGATTCAGTGTTCAAACATGCATGCCTGTTTTTGCCTTGCCGTATCCATGTGGCGCAAGCCTGTTTCAACGCCAAGCGGCCCGTTACATATTCGTTACTTTCTTCTTGCAGGTTTCAAGGTCAGGGGTATATTACTACTTGTCCCCATCTTGTAAACGTTTTCATTTCCTCTCACCCGGAGAACCGAGCCATGACGGAGCGCCCCCAGGAAGGTGCCGCCAGCCACGACGACCGGGCCGAGGTGACCATCCACGACGTGGCCCGCATGGCGAACGTCTCCATCGCCACCGTGTCCCGGGTGCTCAACGGCAGCAACCCGGTCAAGGGCGCCACGAGCACCCGCGTCCAGGAGGCCATCGAGAGCCTCGGCTACATCCCCCACAGCGGCGCCCGGGGCCTGATCAAGAAGGAGACCCGCACCATCGGGGCCCTCCTGCCCGACATGTTCGGCGAGTTCTTCTCGGAGGTGATCCGGGGCCTCGACCAGGTGGCGCGGAACCGGCACTACAGCCTGCTGGTGACCTGCACCCACGGGGACATGGAGTCCGCCGAGGCGATGCTCAGGACCATGCACGGGAAGGTGGACGGGCTGGTGATCCTGTCCTCCGAGCTGGAGGTCCACGAGGGCATGGCCCGGCTTCTCCGGCGCACCCCGGCGGTCTTCCTCAGCCAGGTGGCGGGGGGCCTGGAGGAGCGCTTCGATTCCATCAGCGTCGACAACCACGGCGGCGCCCTGTCCATGGTGCGCTACCTCATCGGCCTGGGCCACGCGCGCATCGCCTTCATCCGCGGGCCCGAGAACAACACCGACGCCCAGCAGCGCCTCCAGGGCTACCGGGAGGCCATGGCGGCCCTTCCCGGAACGCGGGAATGCACCCTGGAGGCCCAGGGCGACTTCGGGGAGGCCTCGGGCTACCGCGCCGCGTGCCGCCTCCTGAAGGCCCCGGTCCGCCCCACCGCCATCTTCGCGGCCAACGACGACATGGCCATCGGGGCGCTGGCCGCCCTGAAGGACCAGGGCCTCCGGGTCCCCGAGGACATCTCCCTGGCGGGCTTCGACGACGTGCCCATCGTGCGGTACCTGACCCCCGCCCTCACCTCCATCCGCGCGCCCATCTCCGACCTGGGCGCCAGGGCCGCCGAGAGGCTGCTGACGGTCATCGAGTCCGGCGGCGCCGTCCAGCCCCGGCAGCAGACCCTCGAAGTGCTCCTGGTCCCCCGCGGCTCCACCTGCCCGCCCCTTTCCGGAAGCGGGGGTCAATGACCCCCCCCTCCACCCCAGCATTACCATAAGTTAAATTTTTACAACAAAAGGAGAGAAACATGAGCCGAACCCTCCGAGCCAGGGTTAGCGCAGCCCATATCCCCGCCTTCGCGGCGGCCCTCATCGCCATGGGCGCCGCCCCATGCCTCATGGCCCAGACCACCACGGCCATCCTCCGGGGCCACGTCCGGCTCGCCGGGAACGCCGTGGGCGGCGCCAGGGTCACGGCCGTGAACAAGGCCAAGGGCTTCACCACCATCGCGGTGGCCAAGGCCGACGGCACGTACCACCTCACGCTGGAGCCGGCGACCTACACCCTCACCGCCACCGCCCCGGGCTCCGGCACCGCCGTCAAGTCCGTGCGCGTGCAGGTGGGCCAGGCCCTCGACCTGGACTTCGCCCTGGCGCCCCAGGCCGCCGCGGTCGTGGAGGTCACGGGCTCCCTCGTCGAGCTCCGCTCCGCCGAAGTGGCCACCAACATCACCCTCGAGCAGCTCGAGGACCTGCCCCAGGGCAACCGCAACTTCCTGAACTACGCCGCCCTGGCCCCCGGCATCAAGCTCTCCAACGACGAGATGAACCAGTCCTTCTCCTCCGGAGGCCAGACCAACCAGCGCGTCAACATCTTCATCGACGGCGCCAGCTACAAGAGCGACCTCCTCTCCGGCGGCACCGTCGGCCAGGACAGCAGCCGCGGCAACCCCTTCCCCCTGGGCGCCGTGCAGGAATTCCGCGTGATGACCGAGAACTACAAGGCCGAATACCAGAAGGCCTCGGGCGCCGTCATCAGCGCCGTCACCAAGTCCGGCACCAACGACTTCCACGGCGACCTCTTCGTCTACTACCAGAACAAGTCCCTGGTCTCGAACAACTACTTCGCCGAGAAGCGCGGCCAGCCCAAGCCCGAATACTCCCGCACCCAGGAGGGCTTCAGCGCAGGCGGCCCGATCATCAAGGACAAGATGCACTACTTCGTGTCCTATGAAGGCAACCAGCAGAACCGCGACAACCAGGTCTTCCTGGGCGGCGGCAAAATCAGCGGCGCCTCGCCCGCCCTGGTGAGCCAGCTGAAGAGCTACGCCGGCAACTACGGCTCCCCCTTCCGGTCCAACCTCCTGTTCGCCAAGGTGGACTACCAGATCGACACCGCCCACGTGCTGGAGTACTCCCTCAACCTGCGCTCCGAGCACGAGAAGCGCGACTTCGGCGGCCAGACCACGTTCGAGAACGGTTCGGACATGTCCAACAAGGTCTTCACCACGAGCCTGAAGGACAAGTTCACCACGGCCAACTGGGTCAACGAGTTCATGGTCACCTACCAGAAATCGGAGTGGAATCCCAAGGCCATCAACCCCGATCTCGTCGCCAAGAACTACTTCGGCATCCTGGTCACCGGCGGCCACACCGACCAGCAGGACTTCGTCCAGAAGCGCATCTCCCTGCGCGACGACTTCTCCTACGTCGCCGTGGCGAACCACAGCTTCAAGTTCGGCGGCAACATCGACTTCATGGACTACGGGATCAAGAAGTACCAGGTGGGCAACCCCGTGTTCAACTTCGACCCCAACATCGACCCCACCCTCACCATCCCCTTCCAGGCCCAGTACGGCACGGGCAACCCCGACATGAGCGCCACCAACAAGCAGATCGGCTGGTACGCCCAGGACGACTGGAACGTCACCCCCCGCCTCCTGGTGAACCTCGGCCTGCGCTGGGACTTCGAGGCCGACATGTTCAACAAGGACTATGTCACCCCGCAGGCCGTGGTGACGGCGCTCGGCTCCACGTACGACTCCAAGTACTTCTCCAACGGCAGCCAGCGCAAGCCCTTCTACGGCGCCTTCCAGCCCCGCATCGGCTTCTCCTACGACGTCAAGGGCGACGGCACGGCGGTGGTGTTCGGCGGCGTGGGCCGCTACTACGACCGCGAGTCCTTCAACAACGTGCTCGACGAGCGCTTCCGCCTGCAGTACGGCGTGCGCACCTTCACCTTCTCCGCCGACGGTTCCCCCGTGAACGGCACCCCCGCCATCAAGTGGGACCCCAAGTACATGTCCAAGGACGGCCTGAACGGCCTCATCGCCCAGGGCGTGGCCCCCAACCCCGAGGTCTTCCTCCTCGACAACAACGCCAAGCCCGCCCACTCCGACCAGGTCAGCCTGGGCTTCCGGACGAAGGTCGGCAGCGTCAACGCCTCGGTCACCTTCACGGACGTGCGCAGCTTCGACGCGATCACCTGGAAGTGGGGCAACCGCGACGCCCAGCTGAACTACATCCCCGTCCCCGGCTACTCCAACGTCCTGCTCAGCGACACCAAGAAGACCTGGTACGACGCGATGTACGTGGTCGTGGAGAAGCCCTTCACCGAGGCCTCGGGCTGGGGCGCCGGCGTCCACTACACGCTCTCGAGCGCCAAGCAGACCGGCAACGACCTGTTCAGCCTCGATTTCGTCAACGCGGACGCCTACGGCAAGCACCCCACCGCCGACGACGAGCGCAACCGCCTGGTCATGGACGGCATCGTGAGCCTGCCCTTCGGCTTCCGCCTCAGCGGCCTGATCACCCTCAGCTCCGGCCTGCCCTACACCCTGTGGGACGTGACCAACGGCTGGGGCTACAACCAGCGCCACTTCCACTACAACGCCGGCCGCCCCCAGAAGTTCAGCTTCATCATCCCCGACGCCTGGGGCTACCGCTCCGTCGACCTGAAGCTCCAGAAGGACTTCCGGATCGGCAAGACCAAGCTGGGCGTGAACGTGGAGGCGCTCAACGTCTTCAACTATCACAACTTCATTTATGGCTGGGATTCGGGGTACATTGACGGATCCGCCGGCGCGGCCGCGAAGTTCGGCCAGCCCGTGGACGCCATGACCGGCCGCCGCATCCAGTTCGGCGCCACGTTCCAGTTCTGAGCAGGAAGGTCCAACCGACATGGGAACGTTTACATTTTTCACCAAGGCGTCCGTAGGCCTGGCGATGCTGCTGGCGGTGTCCACCGCCTGCGGCGCCGCCAAGCCCGCCCCTCCCGTGCCGGAGCTTTCGGACCAGGCATTCATTGAACTGCTGGAACAGCGGACGTTCCAGTTCTTCTGGGACACGGCGGATCCGGGGACGGGACTCATCCCGGACCGCCATCCCACCCCCTCCTTCGCCAGCATCTCGGCGGTGGGGTTCGGGCTCACCGCCTACGTCATCGGCGCCGAGCGCGGCTACGTCACCCGCGACCAGGCCGCGCAGCGGGTCCTCAAGACCCTGCGCTTCCTGGAGCGGGCCCCCCAGGGCCCCGATCCGGTCAACGCCTCGGGCTACCGGGGCTTCTACTACCACTTCCTCGACATGAAGACCGGGCTCCGGTTCAAGAACGTCGAGCTCTCCACCATCGACACGGCCCTGCTCATCGCCGGCGCCCTCACCTGCCAGGCCTACTTCGACCGGCCCGCCGAGGCCGAGATCCGCGCCATCGCGTCCCGCCTCAACGAGCGGGTCGAGTGGACCTGGGCCATGCCCCGCGCCAACCGCGTCAGCATGGGCTGGACGCCCGAGGAGGGCTTCAACACCTGGGACTGGCACGGCTACATGGAGGCGATGCTCCTCGAGTTCCTGGCCATGGGCTCGCCCACCCACCCCATCCCCCCCGCCGCCTGGCCCGAGTACACGAAGTCCCAGGTCTGGGGCACCTTCCAGGGCCAGGCCTCCTTCCAGTTCGGCCCGCTCTTCGGGCACCAGTTCTCCCACGTCTGGGTCGACTTCCGCGGCGTGCGCGACGCCTCCGCGGCGGCAGCGGGCATCGACTACGCCGAGGAGACCCGCCGGGCCACCCTGGCCCAACGTTCCTACGCCATGGCCAACCCCGGCAACTGGAAGGGCTACGGCCCGAACATCTGGGGCATCTCGGCCTGCGACGGACCCTCCGACGCCGTCCTCACCGTGGACGGGGTCCGTCGCACCTTTCTCACCTACGCCGCCCGGGGCGCCGCCGCGAACGGCATCCTGGACGACGGCACCATCACCCCCAACGCGGCCGCGGGCTCCCTGCCCTTCACGCCGGAGATCTCCCTGCCGGCCCTGCAGGAGATGCGCCGCCGCTTCGGGGACAGCCTCTTCTCGACGTACGGCTTCCTGGACGCCTTCAACGAGACCTTCCCCGCGGGGGCCCCGGCCCATCACGGGCGCAGCGTCCCGGGCCTGGGCTGGGTGGACACCGACTACCTGGGCATCGACCAGGGCCTGATCCTGGGCATGGTCGAGAACTACCGCTCGGGCCTGGTCTGGAGCCTTCTCAGGAAGGACCCCACGCTCCAGCGGGGCATGCGCCTGGCCGGGTTCAAGGGCGGCTGGCTCGACGTTTCCGCGGCGAAGAAGCCATGACCGGACGCCTCCGCGGGCTCCTCCTGGCCCTGGCGGCCGGGGCGGCCCTGGCCGCGCCTCCCCGGGTCCTGGACCGGTTCGAGACCGTCCAGGCCTGGAAGGCGGTCCCCTCCGACGGCGTGCTGCTGGCCCTTGGCGGCGCCGGCAGCCTGCGCATGGACTTCGACTTCCAGGGCCGGGGCGGCTACGCGGCCGCGCGCCGGAACCTGCCCCTCACCCTGCCCCCCAACTACGAGATCACCTTCGAGGTGCGCGGGGACTGCCCGCCCGAGAACCTGGAGTTCAAGCTGGTGGATCCCTCCGGAGAGAACGTCTGGTGGGTGCGCAGGCCCGCCTTCGCCTTCCCGAAGGCGTGGACCCGCGTGACGCTGAAGAAGCGCCACGTCTCGTTCGCCTGGGGCCCCGGCGGGGCCGATCCCACCCGCATCGCCTCCATCGAGTGGTGCGTCACCGCCGGCTCCGGCGGCAAGGGCCACGCCGAGTTCCGCGACCTGGCCATCCGCGAGCTGCCGGTGGACGTCCCCTACGACCGGACCCCGGCCGACACCCGGGGGCCCGGCTGGCGCCAGCTGGACTTCGAGATCCCGCGCGAGTTCGGCGGGCTCCGCATCGACTGGGCCGACCCGGGCCCCCGGGACTTCCGGGTCCTGGGCTCACCCGAAGGCTCAACCTGGACCACGCTCGCCGAGGTGCGCGGGGCGGCGGGCGCCGCCAGCCACCTGCTCCTTCCGGAAACGGAGGCGCGGTTCCTGCGGGTCGAAGGGGGCGCGGCGCGGTCCCTGGCCGTGCAGCCCCTGGCCTTCGGCGAGTCCTGGAACGCCGCCTTCGAGGCCATCGCCCGCAAGGCCCCGCGGGGCGACTATCCCCGGGCCTACCTGGGCGAACAGCCCTACTGGACCCTGGTGGGCGTCGACGGCGGGCTGGACTCGGCCCTCATGGGCGAGGACGGTTCCCTCGAGGCCGGCGCCGGGGGGCCCTCCGTCGAACCGTTCCTGTGGAGCGGCGGGAAACTCCTGGGCTGGGCCCAGGGGGAAACCTCCCAGTCGCTGGAGCGGGGCGCCCTGCCCATCCCTACCGTCACCCGCACCCACGGCGACCTGACCCTGCGCGTCACCGCCTTCGGGACCGGAACGCCCGCGGCGCCCGTCATCCGGGCCCGCTACCGGCTGTCGGCGGGCGCCAAGCCCTGGAAGGGCACCCTCTTCCTGGCCGTGCGCCCCTTCCAGGTGAACCCGCCCCTGCAGTTCCTGGGCACGCCCGGGGGCGCAACGGAGATCCGCGCCCTGGCCTTCGGCCCGGATTCGGCCGCCGTCAACGGCAAGCGCCTGCTGGTCTCCGCCACCCGCCCCGACGGGGCCGGCGCTGCCGGGTTCCACGGCGGCTCCATCGTGGACCATCTCCACCGGGGCGTCCTGCCCCCGGCCGCGGCCGTGGAGGACCCCGCCGGGCACGCCTCCGGCGCCTTCCGGTACGACGTGGACCTGGCCCCGGGCGGAACCCGCGACATCCTGGTGGACCTGCCGCTGGGCGACGCCGCCCCCCGGCCCCCCTTCGAGGCCGACCTGCGGGAGACCATCGCCTCCTGGGACGAGAAGCTCAACCGGGTGCGCGTCGACCTCCCCGAGCCCGGGGCGGCCGACACCCTCCGCACCTGCCTGGCCCACATCCTCATCAGCCGCAAGGGCCCCGCGCTCCGGCCCGGCACCCGCTCCTACGCCCGGAGCTGGATCCGCGACGGCGCCATGATGGCCGTTGCGCTGCTGCGCCTGGGCCACGCCCGGGAGGTGCGGGAGTTCATCGAGTGGTACGCCCCCAACCTCTTCCCCAACGGGAAGGTGCCCTGCGTCGTGGACGACCGCGGCGCGGACCCCGTGCCGGAGAACGACAGCCACGGCGAATTCCTCCACCTGCTGGCCGAGTACGCGCGCTTCACCGGGGACCGGGCCTTCCTGGCCCGGGTGTGGCCCCAGGGCCGGCGCGCGGCGGACTACATGGAAAGCATCCTGGAAAAGGACGGCATGATGCCGGCCTCCATCAGCCACGAGGGCTATTCCGCCAAGCCCATGCACAGCTACTGGGACGATTTCTGGACCCTGCGCGGCTTCAAGGACGCGGCCTGGATCTGCTCAGAGCTGGGGGACCCGGCCTCGGCCCGGCACTTCGAGGCCCTGCGGGACCGGTTCCGCGCGGACCTGCTGGCCTCCCTGCGCGCGACCATGGAGCGCGGCCGCATCGCCTGGCTCCCGGGGTGCGCGGAGCTGGCTGACTTCGACGCCACCTCCACCACGGTGGCCCTCCTGCCGGGAGGGGAGCTCCCCTTCCTGCCGAGGCCCGCCCTGGAGGCCACCTTCGGGGAGTTCTGGCGGCAGTTCCAGGAGCGCCGCAAGGGCGGCGCGCCCGAGGACCGCTACACGCCCTACGAGACCCGGATCATCGGCGCCTGCGCCCACCTGGGCTGGCCGGAGCGCGCCCGGGACCTGCTCGCGGCCTACCTGGAGGACCGGCGCCCCCTGGCCTGGAACCAGTGGCCCGAGGTGGTGCAGCGCGGCCTGCGCAGCCCGGTCTACCTGGGCGACCTGCCCCACGCGTGGGTGGGCTCGGACTACATCCGCTCCCTCCTGGCCCTCCTGGTGCTGGAGCGGGAGGATGCCGGCGCGCTGGAACTGGGGGCCGGGGTCCCGGAAGCCTGGTTCCGGAGCGGATTCAGCCTGGCGGGCCTGAGGGTCCCGGGCGGCGAGCTGGGCTATTCGGCCCGGGCGGAAGGGACGCGGGTCACCTACGTCCTCTCCGGCACGGCGCCCTGCCCTCCGGGGGGCCTTGTCCTCCGGTGGCCCCTGGCCGGGGCGTTCCGCCGGGCGCGGATCGATGGGAAGGTGATGGAAGGTCTCTCCGGAACGAGCGTGACCCTGCGGCGGATTCCCGCCACGGTGGTGATGGAACAGTGAAAAGGAAGTCGAAGTAATGGATAACCGTGGGCATCTTCTTTCCAATGGCCGGTACCGCGTCCTCCTGACGGAGCTGGGCACCGGATACTCCGAGTGCGCGGGGCAGGCCCTCACGCGCTGGAGGGGCGACGGCGTCGAGGACCCGGACGGCTTCTTCATCTACCTCAAGGACCTGGATTCCA from Geothrix sp. 21YS21S-2 includes these protein-coding regions:
- a CDS encoding NADH-quinone oxidoreductase subunit C; protein product: MTLQPFRNGQRLPLKEIRDLRWPDFREAVVQGLTGGARLACLCADGDLNLYAVLAEDGHGRLLAGRTHLDGPRYPAFTPRFPQAHLFERELAEHGGIVPEGHPWLQPVREPRRHAYYHTSGEEVHEVSVGPVHAGVIEPGHFRFQCHGEKVLHLEIVLGYQHRGVERALLGGPHPLSLKHAETAAGDSSIAHGWAHCRILEALSGAQVPPRSDLVRGVALELERAANHTGDLGALAGDVGFQPTSALCGLVRGDWLNLTAAVCGSRLGRDWLRPGGLRMDLEPGRARALAPRLAGVWAETRQAVQLLWDAASAMNRFEAAGALDPIAAREIGLVGVPARACGLDLDVRRDHPFGPYGLRPVVPALAQSGNVFSRAWVRWLELAESHRFIDEGLAALAELPCDPAPAPPPALEPESFCVSLVEGWRGEVLHLAITDARGRFRLYKLVDPSFHNWMGLALAMREGQISDFPLCNKSFNLSYCGHDL
- a CDS encoding carboxypeptidase regulatory-like domain-containing protein; the encoded protein is MSRTLRARVSAAHIPAFAAALIAMGAAPCLMAQTTTAILRGHVRLAGNAVGGARVTAVNKAKGFTTIAVAKADGTYHLTLEPATYTLTATAPGSGTAVKSVRVQVGQALDLDFALAPQAAAVVEVTGSLVELRSAEVATNITLEQLEDLPQGNRNFLNYAALAPGIKLSNDEMNQSFSSGGQTNQRVNIFIDGASYKSDLLSGGTVGQDSSRGNPFPLGAVQEFRVMTENYKAEYQKASGAVISAVTKSGTNDFHGDLFVYYQNKSLVSNNYFAEKRGQPKPEYSRTQEGFSAGGPIIKDKMHYFVSYEGNQQNRDNQVFLGGGKISGASPALVSQLKSYAGNYGSPFRSNLLFAKVDYQIDTAHVLEYSLNLRSEHEKRDFGGQTTFENGSDMSNKVFTTSLKDKFTTANWVNEFMVTYQKSEWNPKAINPDLVAKNYFGILVTGGHTDQQDFVQKRISLRDDFSYVAVANHSFKFGGNIDFMDYGIKKYQVGNPVFNFDPNIDPTLTIPFQAQYGTGNPDMSATNKQIGWYAQDDWNVTPRLLVNLGLRWDFEADMFNKDYVTPQAVVTALGSTYDSKYFSNGSQRKPFYGAFQPRIGFSYDVKGDGTAVVFGGVGRYYDRESFNNVLDERFRLQYGVRTFTFSADGSPVNGTPAIKWDPKYMSKDGLNGLIAQGVAPNPEVFLLDNNAKPAHSDQVSLGFRTKVGSVNASVTFTDVRSFDAITWKWGNRDAQLNYIPVPGYSNVLLSDTKKTWYDAMYVVVEKPFTEASGWGAGVHYTLSSAKQTGNDLFSLDFVNADAYGKHPTADDERNRLVMDGIVSLPFGFRLSGLITLSSGLPYTLWDVTNGWGYNQRHFHYNAGRPQKFSFIIPDAWGYRSVDLKLQKDFRIGKTKLGVNVEALNVFNYHNFIYGWDSGYIDGSAGAAAKFGQPVDAMTGRRIQFGATFQF
- a CDS encoding MFS transporter; this encodes MASRPHHTTLAADRVPVRQKIAYGLGAIVTIVAVNSVVQLTSLVYVVGLGISAIWIGYAQAIPRLWDALVDPFLGNLSDNSRSRFGRRIPFLVVGGILLGVAFTLLWTVPRDWSRPAMFGYFIATSLFFYTVVPIYSIPHGALGLEMTEDYHEKTSIFAYASFIGNVGAFFLPWVYYLANRPVFHGDTVAGIKWVCLGMSFFLTGSALVCALVCKEGKLTQARKQERIPILKGFRATYRNRAFLKLVAAFTLLIVGFQVVMGFSNFTTIFYLFGGDKDAASSLMAQNGTLWAAVGIAGVFPMLWLSKHLGKKGTVILSFSVIAGGNLLKLVCYNRAWPRLTFLPTICLSLGMVFCFSLVNSMISDICDEEEARVGTRQEGVYFAVYNWWWKVGVSIASVTGGYLLRWTGFLEGVGTQTASTMFWIRFWEIGLPTALCLAGIFLLASYPLTEEKAYETKALLAGRKDAAAAT
- a CDS encoding LacI family DNA-binding transcriptional regulator, which encodes MTERPQEGAASHDDRAEVTIHDVARMANVSIATVSRVLNGSNPVKGATSTRVQEAIESLGYIPHSGARGLIKKETRTIGALLPDMFGEFFSEVIRGLDQVARNRHYSLLVTCTHGDMESAEAMLRTMHGKVDGLVILSSELEVHEGMARLLRRTPAVFLSQVAGGLEERFDSISVDNHGGALSMVRYLIGLGHARIAFIRGPENNTDAQQRLQGYREAMAALPGTRECTLEAQGDFGEASGYRAACRLLKAPVRPTAIFAANDDMAIGALAALKDQGLRVPEDISLAGFDDVPIVRYLTPALTSIRAPISDLGARAAERLLTVIESGGAVQPRQQTLEVLLVPRGSTCPPLSGSGGQ
- a CDS encoding SDR family NAD(P)-dependent oxidoreductase — its product is MLLAGRTILVTGGSRGIGAATARRLAGHGAAVAVNYASNEAAARGVVEAITAAGGRAVAIQADARDPVQVEALFRQAEAALGPIDTLVLNANMSFPVALFTAMPWEGFQQKLLGELASAFHACKAAVPGMIQRRKGCIIAVSSGLSRQPGEGFSAHTTAKSGLDALMKSLALELGPHGIRVNVVAPGLTETDATAHFPEAAKTAAGSRLPLRRIGQPDDVAGIIALVASDEAGYLTGQYLSAGGGGMML